The DNA region ttgggaggctgaggcaggagaattgcctgaatccaggagtcagaggttgcagtgagccaagatcatgccactgcactccagcctggcacctggcaacagagcgagaatctgtctcaaaaaaaaaaaaaattcaggaacaTCCTCAAAATCACTTTTAGGTCTTCAGTACTAAGAGGATAAATTTTAAAGCACTCATTTAAACCTCATCAAGATAAACTAATATCTGACTGGATTTCCATACTGTGTCTCTTTCAAGAATTGCTTAGTAAATTTACTATTTGAAAGTTTTACATTTACaatgtaaattataataaattataattttaataaattattgttttgttACATGTGAAATTAAAATCCATTAAAATCTAACTTTAGTTTCACCATAGTATATTGATAATGTTCTTATATGGGATACATTTATAGCCAGCACCTAGAATCATGCTTGAGAagagactcaataaatatttatttaattacttaGTTAACAAAACCATATAAATATGGTTTTACTGATTtagctctcaaataaaaaaatataaattctggaagaatgcatgaaaaataaatgataatgctTATGTGGAAGGGTAGTTCTAGGTGGACTGGGCTTTTAAACTGGATATcatcttataattttttatttttgaaacttgtGAAATCGTGAATTATTCAAAAgtcaaaggaaagaaataaaagaaattatataaaagcGATAGATTTACAAGTCCCTTCCTCAGAAATAGGTGCTAAACTAATAGAAATGCATCTCTGGAATGGGGTTTATGTATAGTAACTGTATTTGGGTACCTTCACaagattaatattaataaattaggaATACCTTCTAAAAATGGTATTGCTGATGTTTTGGGAATATATCATTTTATGGGCTTACTTCTGTGGCTGGGTTTCTTTGTATGCTTGGTGGTCATTGATTGGCTGGCTATCAGCAGGGGTGGTGGAGGCAACTGGGCCAAGTATTACTCACAGTCCAACAGGCTAGTCTGAGCTATTTCATGTGGTTGCTAGGTTCCACCAGCAGTGGGGAGAGCAAGCTCCAACACCTAAGTGCTTTACAAACCTCTGCTCAGGACATGTTTACTCGTACCCATAGGCCAAAGCAAGACACAGAGTCAACGTGGGGGGCCACGTTCAGTGTCTGTGCTAGGGGACTGACTACATAAAGGCAATGGATACAGGTAGGCATGATTCAATGGGGATATTACtataatttagaaattataattACTGTAATGTCTAaaaatgttcattgttttctCAAAATATTGATAATAAACTCAATTCACAAGTGGGTAAGTCTATACACAATTGAAAATTAGTGATAAGCACAGCTATTGTTTTACTCAAATTTAAGGTTTTAGAATCACTCAGTCATTTAAAATACTAAGACATCATATCACTGCTTTGCTCCAAATCTTCCtatactttctttaaaataatgtaaaaatccCATGATATAGCCCGTAAACCCTAAAtgattttttgtaaattttaggttcaggggtacatgtgcaggcttgttatgtCAGTAAAATATGTCATGGAGGTTtggtgtgcagattatttcatcacccaggtaataagcatagtactaGACTGGTAGTTTTTCATCCTCATcgtcctcccactctccaccctcaatcAGGCCCTGCtatctattgttcccttctttttgCCCATGTGCACTCAGGTGTTTAGCTTCTGCTTACAAGTaaggacatgtggtatttggttttctgttcctgtgttattttgcttaggataataccctccagctccatccatgttgctacaaaggatatgacctcattccttttatggctgcatagtattccatggtgtatatgtaccacaaaatttgatacaattttaaaacattgttagTTTTCACATACACTATTATTATTTATGTGATTATGTGACTattgcttttaaacatttttaccaagtagaaaatgttatctttaaggtctataaatttaaaaataagatattaaaacttttatatatttgaatcCTTGAAGAATAGTTGAGAATTGGCTTCTTGTAAAAAGGAGCTTGGGAAATGTATTTGCTTTGAAACCTTTTCAGTCAAAGTCCAATCTTACTAAACCTCATTCAGCTTAGAAACTATTTCCTAAGGAGAAACAACTCACATGTGTGAATTTATTCTTCTTTGAACTGAAATGCATTTTGACACATAATATCACTGGGTACtttcttcttgttgttttgtattttctattttgaaatgagCCATAAGTATTTATTCTTCCTTGTGTTGAATACATTTTTGACACAGACAAACgctaggtattttcttcttattgttttgtattttctattttgaaatgagCCATAAGTGTTTATTCCTCTTTGagttgaaatacattttttgacAATGacaattttctttattgttttgtattttctattttaaaatgagccATAAGTGTTTATTCTTCGAGTTGAAATACATTTTTGACACATGACATCACTGGgtattttcttcttattgttttgtattttctattttgaaatgagCCATAAGTGGAGcataagtttgtttgtttttagagataagatctcactctgtcacccaggctagaattcagtggtacaattatagctTACCACAGCtacaactcctggactcaggcaatcctcctacctcagcctcctgaatagctgagactacaggtgcatgtcactatgcccagctaattaaaaaaaaaaaaaaatgtgtgtaaagatggaggtctcactgtcttgcccaggctggataaaaaaaaaaaaaaaaaggtatagggATTTTACTTCAGATTTTTGTGGGGTGACCTGTGTATTCAGCCCTTAGGTTAACCAGTGAGAAAGGATGTATCAGTATTCACACTCTACTTTTTCTCGCAGCCAACTCCCAAATCCAGGCTTAACAGGCAATACCAATGCAATGCAAAAATATGTACAGATCATAAGGCCAAGGTCCCAGGCCATGCTCTACCAATTTCTAGCCATGTGTGGTATGGTGGAAGTGACAGTCTCTTAGAACCTCACTTCTTtgtaaatgagaataataattccTGTCCTGTGTAGGACAGAATGCAAATTACATATAATCATGCATCACTCAACAATGGagacacattctgagaaatgtgtccttaGCTGAtctgtcattgtgcaaacatcatagaatgTGCTTACAGGAACCTAGATGTACAGCCTACTACATACCTAAGCCATatggctacaaacctgtatagcacattactgtactgaacactgtGGGTAGTTGTAATACGATATGTATCTAAACGtatctaaatgtagaaaaggtacagtaaatatataatataaaagataaaaaatgatacacctgtatagggcactcACCGTGAATGGAGCTGAAAGAGTGGAAGTTGctttgggtgagtcagtgagtgtgAGTCAGTAATGAGTGCATGTGAAGGCCTACTGTAGATTTCATAAACACCGTAAACTTAGGttacattaaatttattaaaaaatttttctctcttcaataataaattaaccttagcttactgtaacttttttacttttataaacttttttattattttttttcaagacagggtctcactctgtcatccaggctggagtgcagtggcataatcacagctcactgtagcctcgaactcctgggctcagatgatcctcccacttcagcctgctgaagagctgggactacaggcatgccccaccacacgggactaattttttgtattttatgtagagatgggatcttgctatgttgtccaagctggtctcaaacttctgggctcaagcaattcttccacctctgcctcccaaaatgctgggattacaggcatgagccactgctcctggccaactGTTTAAGATTTTAgagcttttttattcttttgtaataGCACttggcttaaaacacaaacacgtTGAACAGCtgtacagaaatattttctttctttatatcatcATTCTGTAagcttttgaaattaaaatttttttttttttttactttttaaactttgttgTTAAAAACGGAGACACAGTCATACCTACTAGCCTAGGCCTACTCAGGTCAGGATCATCAAGATGTGACTAGATGATAGGAGTTTTTCAGCTTCATAATTGTCTTACGGAACCACCATTGTATATGCACTCTATCATTCACTGAAATGCCAttatgtggtacatgactgtGTGTGAAAATGTTTGATAATTTATTgaagcattttataaatatgagGTATTGTTAATAAATATCCCAAGAATTTGCatgacaaacaaacaaatggaatgaAGAGAACAAAGCAGGACCTCTGATGCTAGGAAGGGTGCACAGAAAAACTGTTGACTCCACCTGCATCTCTAACCACAACCAACCATGTCAAGCATGTACTGTTGTTCAAAGGGAGAGACTATGGAGGTCCTGAACAATTCTTTTcctatgtctgttttttttttttttttttttttttgaggcagagtctcccttcgtcacctaggctggagtgcagtgtcgagatcttggcttattgctgcctcccaggttcaagtgatctcctgcctcagcctcctgagtagctggaattacaggcgtgtgctactatgcctggctaattttttgcattttagtagatagaggctgggttttgccatgttggccaggctggccttgaattacTGACtttaagtaatctgcccacctcagcctcccaaagtgctgggattacaggcgggagccaccatgcccagcctcttttcatATAACTTCTAAATTAAGAATCACTTCAGCTATAAAGCAAACCTGATAACTTTACCTACATTTAATCCTTCTGAGAACTCTCTGCAGTGATCTCATCCTTGACTTAGAgctgaagaaatgaaaatttagagAGGTTAGGCAACCAGCCCAAGGTAACACAGctaataaagagcagaaatggAATTTGCACTGAAATGGTTGCAGGCTTCCCGACTCCATAGCCCATGCTTTTAACCACTAATCATATTGCCCTCCCTACTGTTCTAGTTCTTCTACTTCCAAAATGCATTTATTAAGTAATCAATTGTTTATGGTGCTACTGTGTTAAATTCTGTGCAAAGCAGGTTTCGCCCCTGCTTGCCCATTTCTTCTACTccttaccacacccagctggctgCTAACCACCAAGAGCCCTGCCCTACTTCTGTGCTCAAATGCTTTGAAAAACCTGATTCTGGGGTGTGCAGTCAGCAATGTGGAAGGGTGGTACTCAGATTAGGTGCACCACACATGGCTTCTTCTCCTCCACTTCCCATTGTTTTTGAGTAATTGCAGGATTTTCAAATTAGCCAATAATGAGTAATATTCAGCGAGGCTCACAGCATTGGCATGTAGATGCAGATTTTGCTACAAGCTTGGAAGAATAATTCTTCTTTTGGCACTGTCCCTTGTTACTCAGTCATAGACTTTCATAATATTTTAGCAAGTGCTGAGAACTGTGTAGCTAGATCACAGCGGAAACCTTCATGAGTGCATATGTACagtacttatcttttttttttttttttttctggttaaaaaGAAGGCTTTACTTTTACAGCCAAGTTTTTGTTATGAGAGAAATCAAAGGATTCCAACAGTTTTATTGGTCTacagaaagattattttttagaTAGTTAGCATCTCCTCGTGCTCCTAAATTTTATAGTTATCTCTTCTATGCAAGCATCATTAAGCAGAAGCATAACTTACGTATCTTCTCATTTCTGTTAGGCATCCAATGCACTGGAGGAGCTTTGCTTTGTGATTATGGGAATGCTACCAAAGCCTCAGGTAAGGTTGAAATAGTGTTTtgtttgtagaaaaaaaattatccaaaaatttcttggaatttctcctggaagaaaatatgccCAATTTAGGAAGCACACCAAAAGATGATAGAAGAGGAAAAATTGATTTTGGATAACAAATACTTCAGATTCGCTGATGTTTGAGAACGGAGCATCATATTACTGGAGTTTTCAGGAATCTAATTGGGAAATCATATGTCCccatcaaatataaaatgaactcCAGTCCAATGGGATAAATATGGGGTCACATTGGCTCTCTTTTTTTGCCCTGACTCATGCTACTTTGGAGAACAGATGCATCTTTCTAAGTTGCTAATTGCATCTTATGGTTCAAAGGTTAGGACATTGTACTTTGTGGGAGAGTCGGACACTaagaatgcaataaataaataaattaaataaagcaaACTGTGTTGTCATTGTCTTGGTTTCTTATTAAAATGACTTGATTCTTCTGGGAGAACTTTTTGTCCTGGAGTGAGGGTAGATGGGAACTTGAAAAAACCTTACCTACTTTTATATTCTGTATCTTATTGATTAACTTATTTTAAAGCTACTTTATTAAAGATAAGAGCTTCAGGTTTGAAtagtatatttttcatttgcaattCTAACTTAATCGGTGGTCATTGGTACACTCTGACTGCCATACCTTTCATATATAataattcaaagaagaaaacgttgataggccgggcgcagtggctcaagcctgtaatcccagcactttgggaggccgaggcgggtggatcacaaggtcaagagatcgagaccatcctgatcaacatggtgaaaccctgtctctactaaaaatacaaaaaattagctgggcatggtggtgcgtgcctgtaatcccagctacgcaggaggctgaggcaggagaattgcctgagcccaggaggcggaggttgcggtgagtcaagattgcgccattgcactccagcctgggtaacaagagcgaaactctgtctcaaaaaaaaacattgataatatgaaagtataaatgttttatgaaaCTAAATAATCTCTGCCTACACCTGTATGTTTATCCATTGTTTCTAATGGTGACACTCTCCAAAAAGCATAATTGATTTTTTCCTAATTCAGATAAAGAAATGACAATAGTGTTTATTCATGATCTTCCATTTGTATTAAAAGCAAGTGAGAACaagaaagaacaacaacaaaaaaggaattatataatttttaaaattattttatgaaagccATCAGCAACAACTCATAACCTTATTTAGtaataaacagtaaaaatattttgatgtgatttttttcagtcttttcctcTGACTATTTCATCATGTCATTATGTAATAATTTCCCATTCTACCACTGTTGAATATTTAGgatgtttccaattttttactCTTATGAATATAGTTGAGTAAAGAGATCTTTATGCACTTCTTTATTTGTaaacaatatttaattaatttcccatttatttttagagcaatggATGCTTAActaatttcagtcttttttttcttttttatcaatttcggtcttatattttatatgtaagatATGAatcatgtgttttaaaaaattatgtgttaTAATTCTATAACATTATAAAATTACCATTTCTAAGATAGTAAaagttataatatataatgatatataatatCTTTTTTCAATAGGAACAAGATGAAAAAGATAATACTAAAAGGGTAAGatgatttcataaatatatacctTATAAGATAATAAAGGAaaccactaattttttgtagtaaaatttgttcctttttttaaaacagttcttATTTCATTATTCAAAGACACAGAAGTTGGGCAAGTCAAATGTTGTGGTAAGTTATAGAACTACTTCTTAGTAATCACTAATTTGTTTAAAAGAATGAACCTGTTTCTGCAGCATAATTGAGCTAGATCAGAATtcaaattttttactttaaaagtttaTATGTGAATAAAGAAACGAAATTCAGTATTCATTATACATTCGTTTTATATGTCAATAACTATTTGTACattaaattcattaattcatttaacaatcATTTACAGAGTATTAGTGatgtgctatgtgccaggcacaattcTAGGTACTAGAAATATAgcaataaataagacaaaatttaaaagagaaatccctggccaggcatggtggctcacacctgtattctcagtactttggaggccgaggcaggtggatcacttaaggtccagaattcaagaccagcctggccaacatggtaaaaaaaaaaaaaacgctgtctctactaaaaacacaaaaattagccaggtgtggtggtgcatgcctgtggtcccacttacttgggaggctgaggtacaagaattgcttggacctgcgaggtggaggttgcagtgagctgagatcacaggagtgcactccagcctggatgacagagtaagactctgtttaaaaaaaaaagaagaaaaaagaaagaaatccctgCCTTTGTGAAACACATTCTAAaggccaagaaaataaaaagcaaatagtaAGTAAAACATATTATTTCCAATTGCAATTGTTgcaaagaaaaagtcatttgATCCAagggcatttttttattttacaggatgattgtcaaaaatataattaaatataattaaaaatatcctCTTCTATTCCTAAGATCTTCTTATTGGTAATTAGGCATTTAATGTGAAAATGTATTCTCTAAGATTAGCCAAAAACCAGTAACTTGAATTCAGTTCACTTTAAAATCATGTAGTATTAgtggtagttttctttttgtatgcATGGGTTTTAAAAATGCTAACCAACCTACTTGGTGTTTCAATCTAGAATACGTAGAAATTATTTGACTATAATATTGTTTCTACACTTGTGATTCACATTCATGAACCCATTTAGGGAATGAGGAACATAGTGTATTTTAAACCAATGCATACTTGTGGAAAGGTAACTGTAATCTTAAACTCAGTTTGAAATATTTATCACATGGAATATTCATACGTATGAGGAGTTGAAAGATTATACTGGTTTTACACCAAGTAGAAGTTGAACTAGTTAACAGATAACTGTTATACAGGGTTTAACATAATCCATGTGATAAATGAATTTAACATTAATGAGAAGTCTCAACGTGACCcgcacctttttaaaaaatgcagccaTATCAGGTAGGTAGCTACATGTCTCAAGTGTGCTTTGATTTTCTTTGGCTTGGCACCTTTACATTTTGGGAAAATGTATCTTAGTCACAGTTTTCACTATCAAGAACACATTGTCATTTTCATACATTGTTGTCTTGCTCCctatgtttctgttttaagtatataatttataaaggagattATTAGATGTGTGTAtaggtactacacactggggtctattggggggaataggggagggatagcagagggggagatggggagggatagcctggggagaaatgccaaatgtgggtgaaggggaggaaggcagaaaaacacactgctgtgtgtgtacctatgcaactatgttgcacgttctgcacatgtaccccaaaacctaaaatgcaattaaaaaaagtataATCTTCCAGATCAACATGTTTATAGCGGAAAACTGCTACTCACAGTGTGGGTTTCACCTGGCctgaattattttgaataagtcTAGAAGCAGACAGACTGCCTTTTGCCTCTCAAAGAGGAAGTGAGAAGCTTTACTGGCTGACAGTTCATAAGAGAGCCGCAGCCCTTGGGAAAGTGCTTCTTCAATGTGATGACAAAAATCCCAGTGCAGAGCTACCAAATTTTATCCCACCTCTTGGTTTATTCTCCACGGTTCTTTGAATTGCTTCCAAAGAGCTGTTTTAGGTGACATCTTTAATGTTCTGTTTTGTCTGGGACAAGTTTAAtcgattaaaaaaacaaacaaacaaataggaaGCCGTCTTGCTGGCCAGTGCTGAGAAGCCGTGTGCTCACTGCCTGTGTGTTCATGTCCTCTCAGTCTTCTGTCGTGCATCCGTTGCTGCAGCTCGTTCCTCGCCTGCATGAGAGAAGAATGAAGAGATTCGGATTGGACGTATGTAACACAAACTGCATGCTGGCTTTGCCATTCCGTGTGGGGCAGCCCTTTCTCTTAATTCCCAGCTGTGGCATTTCATCAAATACTGCTCTTTAGGATAAGCCCACACTAATACCCCGTTAGCCAATGTAAAAGCATTTGTTTGCAGAGTAGTTTTCACACTTGAGAATTGTTCAAgctgccctccccagccctctGCCATATTGTGTCCCTTCTAGTTGAAGCTGTGGACATTGAGGAAAGCTGGAATTACACTCTTTTCCAAGAGCCATTACTCTCCTGGGGAGAAACCTATTCTTTGTTTAAGGAAGGATACTGCTTGTGTCCAGTCCTTAGGTAGAAATAAGAGAACAAATAAAGGATAATGTATTGCCCTTCTGTATCCAGTTTGGCGAGTAGCTAGGatagcaataaaaatacattttgaggaATGTATTCACCTAAACtctatgcattttttaaagtatctgaaAAGTTTGGGTAgcattttaagaataaattaaatatgagattgaaattaaggaaaattttgatctgatttcaactttttttttttgtttttttggagatggagtcttgctctgttgcccaggctggagtgtagtggcatgatctcagctcactgcaacttctccccggttcaaatgattctccttcctcagcctcccgagtatctggggtTATGGGTgccgtcaccatgcccagctaaattttttttttttggtatttttagtagagatggggtttcatcgtgttggacaggcttgtctcaaactcctgacctcaggtgatctgcctgccttggcctcagcctcctaaagtgctcagattacaggcatgagccactgtgctcagctgaggACATTGCTTATATAGGTATATAAGCATATGGTTTATATGTgtacatctttttaaattttgaaaacttaaaaaaactgTATTATTTTTCACTGGTATATTATAGTTATACATAATTTGGGGGTACAcatgatatttcaatacatgtatacaatgtgtacatttttaaatacagatttttttcaatcttaAGTAATTTGGGGAGTTATAGTAAAgatgaaaatcaaatataaatattgaGAATTTAAGATATATTTGTTGCAAACTAAGTATCTCAGAATTTAATCATATAGCAGATCCATTTCTTATAATTTAATATGATTGTGTTCATATTATAGAATAGTTGAAAAAGGTCTTAGCTGAAAGACTTCATGCTGATAGTGCTTTTATAATATAGGTCATTATTAATGAAAATAGGAAGCGATAAGCCAATTTTATGGAAaccataaaatgttaatatattttttcatgaagtttaaaatgaaatgtttgagaaaaatatatacttatgaATAATTGGGTCGTTCCTATTAATAGttgggaatttaaaaattaacattctgCACATATAATTATATCAGGAACATGTCTCCTAAAGCTTCATTGAATAAACATAGCTTACCAAAATTGTCCCTCAATTTTAAACTACATTTCTGCAGAaatattgtataatattttttagCTTTGACAcaattctgttttatatttttccctgTTCACGTGTTAACACatacaatatgtattttaaagaaattatttcattctaACAAAATGCCGAAAGGAGATTTTAAATATAGTCAATTATGAAGTGTCTGTCATTTCTCTTTCTACTTATTGATGAATACACAGACAACTGACAAAATTCCTGAAAGGAGAATCTGTCACACTgataaggaaattatttttagatatacaTTTCCAATGATACTGCTAATTGTTGAAAATTTTCAggtataatacaaaaattctgtattcaaGTCCCTGATTCCCTCTATGTTTAGTTATGATAATTGAAAGTAATTTTGACCCTTAAGGTACTTTCAAGGAGAATTTGCACTTATTTTTAGTGTTAGTTGATTTGTAAtggcttccttttctcttctagGAAG from Callithrix jacchus isolate 240 chromosome 3, calJac240_pri, whole genome shotgun sequence includes:
- the NMU gene encoding neuromedin-U; translated protein: MAGAPILPQGLQPDQQLQLWNEIDDACSSFLSVDSQPQASNALEELCFVIMGMLPKPQEQDEKDNTKRFLFHYSKTQKLGKSNVVSSVVHPLLQLVPRLHERRMKRFGLDEEFQSPFASQSRGYFLFRPRNGRRSTGFI